The following proteins come from a genomic window of Metarhizium brunneum chromosome 2, complete sequence:
- the aes1_1 gene encoding Acetylesterase, whose product MVIMLLTLLSMALRAISGPTSFHGRSGSNNMENLVTFGDSYTDENRFNYFIQHHAAPPIGEMLPPSSDTWSGGYAWGRLVANATGAKYYNYAVAGAMCTNNVDSRDLDAINGPFPSVLEYEIPAFEQDTRYPGLYPDRRPDNTVYALWIGTNDLGIVGILADKQKAGTTITTYVECIWTVLDRIYSAGGRHFVLLNQAPLERAPMYATPESGGLGDTPGWSNKTAYNTTEYANKVLEYTTSVNTMYDYGGPMYLLAKRRWPGASLSLFDTHSLIMDVVNSPASYLDAPADVVAPFRTCLLNGCVDSKHPRSSFLWFDELHTSERMQEILSKNFIDVVQGKSKYGTYYK is encoded by the exons ATGGTAATCATGCTTCTCACCCTGTTGTCCATGGCTCTACGGGCCATTTCCGGCCCAACATCGTTCCACGGCCGCagcggcagcaacaacaTGGAGAACCTCGTCACCTTTGGCGACAGCTACACCGACGAAAACCGCTTCAACTACTTCATCCAACACCACGCGGCGCCGCCCATCGGAGAAATGCTGCCCCCAAGCAGCGACACCTGGAGCGGCGGCTACGCCTGGGGACGGCTCGTCGCCAACGCCACGGGAGCAAAATACTACAActacgccgtcgccggcgccatgTGCACCAACAACGTCGATTCCCGCGACCTGGACGCCATCAACGGCCCCTTCCCCTCGGTGCTCGAGTACGAGATCCCTGCCTTTGAGCAGGACACTCGCTACCCCGGCCTGTACCCCGACCGGAGGCCCGACAACACCGTCTACGCGCTCTGGATCGGCACCAACGACCtgggcatcgtcggcatcctcgccgacaaGCAAAAGGCgggcaccaccatcaccacctaCGTAGAGTGCATCTGGACCGTGCTCGACCGCATCTacagcgccggcggccgccaCTTCGTCCTGCTGAACCAGGCGCCCCTGGAGCGAGCGCCCATGTACGCCACCCCCGAGTCGGGCGGCCTGGGCGATACCCCCGGCTGGAGCAACAAGACGGCGTACAACACGACCGAGTACGCCAACAAGGTGCTCGAGTACACGACCAGCGTCAACACCATGTACGACTACGGCGGGCCCATGTATCTGCTCGCCAAGCGGCGCTGGCCGGgcgcctccctctccctcttcgACACACACTCGCTCATCATGGACGTCGTCAACAGCCCTGCGAGTTACCTCGATGCCCCGGCCGATGTCGTCGCCCCGTTCCGCACGTGTCTGCTCAACGGCTGTGTCGACTCCAAGCATCCCCGGTCGAGCTTCTTGTG GTTTGACGAGCTGCATACTTCAGAGCGCATGCAAGAGATTTTGTCCAAAAACTTCATCGACGTTGTGCAAGGCAAGTCCAAGTATGGCACCTACTACAAATGA